Proteins from a genomic interval of Aureimonas sp. AU20:
- a CDS encoding ABC transporter ATP-binding protein, translating to MTVLPQRDRGDAIRTVLRFTFHKWASERRLAWTIALSITLATLADVFVPFFAGRLVDAVARGEMAREAALTEGLWALASMAALGLVFLACRHFAWTAVVPMTLRIMRRVAEGAFGRVQRFSTDWHANSFSGSVVRQITRGMWALDLLHDTLLLALLPSMVVLLGTVTLLAVQWPIMGLVMAIGAIAYVGMTVMLSMRYIAPASRVSNRMDTRVGGVLADALACNAVVKAFGAERREDVRLSGALGDWTRETHRTWMRHTWSGSAQILVLWIVRVSIAGVALALWWQGQASAGDLTYVLTTYFVMHGYLREVGMHVNNLQKAVNEMEELVDLHDVGAQIADAPGAPPLRVTGGEIRFDRVSFHYAGHGTPLYDGLDVTIRAGERVGLVGHSGSGKSTFVKLVQRLHDVSGGEIRIDGQTVADVTQESLRRQIAIVPQESILFHRSLRDNIAYGRPEATTGEIERAAALAHAAEFVERLPQGYDTMVGERGVKLSGGERQRVALARAFLADAPILILDEATSALDSESERLIQEAMERLMVGRTALVIAHRLSTVRALDRILVFERGRVVEEGPHDALMRRPGGVYRRLAERQGEPSLLRDAG from the coding sequence ATGACCGTTTTACCTCAACGTGATCGCGGCGACGCGATCCGCACCGTTCTTCGTTTCACCTTTCACAAGTGGGCCTCCGAGCGCCGGCTGGCCTGGACCATCGCCCTGTCGATCACGCTGGCCACGCTGGCGGACGTGTTCGTGCCCTTCTTCGCCGGGCGGCTGGTGGATGCAGTGGCGCGCGGCGAGATGGCGCGCGAGGCGGCCCTGACGGAGGGCCTGTGGGCGCTCGCCTCGATGGCGGCGCTCGGCCTCGTGTTCCTCGCCTGCCGGCATTTCGCCTGGACCGCCGTCGTGCCGATGACGCTGCGGATCATGCGGCGCGTTGCCGAGGGCGCCTTCGGCCGGGTCCAGCGCTTCTCCACGGACTGGCACGCCAACAGCTTCTCGGGCTCGGTGGTGCGCCAGATCACGCGCGGCATGTGGGCGCTCGACCTCCTGCACGACACGCTTCTGTTGGCACTGTTGCCCTCCATGGTCGTGCTGCTCGGCACGGTGACGCTCCTGGCCGTGCAATGGCCGATCATGGGCCTCGTCATGGCCATCGGCGCGATCGCCTATGTCGGCATGACGGTCATGCTGTCCATGCGCTACATCGCGCCGGCCTCGCGCGTGTCGAACCGGATGGACACCCGCGTCGGCGGCGTGTTGGCCGACGCGCTTGCCTGCAACGCCGTGGTCAAGGCCTTCGGCGCCGAACGGCGCGAGGACGTGCGTCTCTCCGGGGCGCTGGGCGACTGGACCCGCGAGACCCACCGCACGTGGATGCGGCACACATGGTCGGGCAGCGCCCAGATCCTGGTGCTCTGGATCGTGCGCGTGTCGATCGCGGGCGTCGCCCTTGCCCTCTGGTGGCAGGGGCAGGCGAGCGCGGGCGATCTCACCTATGTGCTCACGACCTATTTCGTAATGCACGGGTATCTGCGCGAAGTCGGCATGCATGTGAACAACCTGCAGAAGGCCGTCAACGAGATGGAGGAACTGGTGGATCTCCACGACGTCGGCGCGCAGATCGCCGACGCGCCGGGCGCGCCGCCGCTTCGCGTGACGGGTGGCGAAATCCGGTTCGACCGAGTCAGCTTCCACTACGCCGGGCACGGCACGCCGCTCTACGACGGGCTGGACGTGACGATCCGCGCCGGCGAGCGGGTAGGCCTGGTCGGCCATTCCGGCTCGGGCAAGTCGACCTTCGTCAAGCTCGTGCAGCGCCTGCATGACGTGTCGGGCGGCGAAATCCGCATCGACGGGCAGACCGTGGCTGATGTCACGCAGGAGTCGCTGCGCCGGCAGATCGCCATCGTTCCGCAGGAGTCGATCCTCTTCCACCGGTCCTTGCGCGACAACATCGCCTATGGCCGGCCGGAGGCGACGACGGGCGAGATCGAGCGCGCGGCGGCGCTGGCCCATGCGGCGGAGTTCGTCGAACGCCTGCCGCAGGGCTACGACACGATGGTGGGCGAGCGGGGCGTGAAGCTCTCGGGCGGCGAGCGCCAGCGCGTCGCGCTCGCCCGGGCCTTCCTGGCCGACGCGCCGATCCTGATCCTCGACGAGGCGACCTCGGCGCTGGATTCCGAATCGGAGCGGCTGATCCAGGAGGCGATGGAGCGGCTGATGGTCGGGCGCACCGCGCTCGTCATCGCGCACCGTCTCTCCACCGTGCGCGCGCTCGACCGCATCCTCGTCTTCGAGCGGGGGCGGGTCGTGGAGGAGGGACCGCATGACGCCCTGATGCGGCGTCCCGGCGGCGTCTATCGCCGGCTGGCGGAGCGCCAGGGCGAACCCTCGCTCCTGCGGGACGCGGGCTAA
- the trxB gene encoding thioredoxin-disulfide reductase: MSERFAEVLVIGSGPAGYTAAIYAARAMMKPLLVAGLQEGGQLTITSDVENYPGYRDPIAGPFLMEEMKAQALNVGAEMASDLIVEADLSVRPFRFRGDSGTTYTANAVIIATGAQARWLGLESEAAFQGFGVSACATCDGFFYRGKDVVVVGGGNTAVEEALYLSHIAKSVTVVHRRAEFRAERIMQNRLFAKDNVRVIWNSEVAEITGQTKPMKSVTGITLRNRETGETQAIATDGVFVAIGHAPATEVFGDQLRKKDGNYLWVEPGTTKTSVEGVFAAGDVADDIYRQAVTAAGLGCMAALEAERWLAGQALDAQAQRQAAE, encoded by the coding sequence ATGTCTGAGCGTTTTGCCGAAGTCCTCGTGATCGGCTCCGGCCCCGCCGGCTACACGGCCGCGATCTACGCCGCCCGCGCCATGATGAAGCCGCTGCTCGTCGCCGGCCTGCAGGAAGGCGGCCAGCTGACGATCACCTCCGATGTCGAGAACTATCCAGGCTACCGCGATCCGATCGCCGGCCCGTTCCTGATGGAGGAGATGAAGGCGCAGGCGCTCAATGTCGGCGCCGAGATGGCCTCCGACCTCATCGTCGAGGCCGATCTGTCCGTGCGCCCCTTCCGCTTCCGTGGCGACAGCGGCACGACCTACACCGCCAATGCCGTCATCATCGCGACCGGCGCGCAGGCCCGCTGGCTCGGGCTCGAGTCGGAAGCCGCGTTCCAGGGCTTCGGCGTTTCGGCCTGCGCCACCTGCGACGGGTTCTTCTATCGCGGCAAGGACGTGGTCGTGGTGGGCGGCGGCAACACGGCGGTCGAGGAAGCGCTCTATCTCTCGCATATCGCGAAATCCGTGACGGTGGTCCACCGCCGCGCCGAGTTCCGCGCCGAGCGCATCATGCAGAACCGCCTCTTCGCCAAGGACAATGTCCGCGTGATCTGGAACAGCGAAGTGGCGGAGATTACCGGCCAGACCAAGCCGATGAAGTCGGTGACGGGCATCACGCTGCGCAACCGCGAGACCGGCGAGACGCAGGCGATCGCGACCGACGGCGTGTTCGTCGCCATCGGCCACGCGCCGGCGACCGAGGTGTTCGGCGATCAGCTGCGCAAGAAGGACGGCAACTATCTCTGGGTCGAGCCGGGCACCACCAAGACCTCGGTCGAGGGCGTGTTCGCGGCGGGGGATGTGGCCGACGACATCTATCGGCAGGCCGTGACGGCGGCGGGCCTCGGCTGCATGGCCGCGCTGGAGGCCGAGCGCTGGCTGGCGGGCCAGGCGCTGGACGCGCAGGCCCAGCGACAAGCCGCAGAATAA
- a CDS encoding LysR family transcriptional regulator: MALDWDKLRIFHAAAEAGSFTHAANALNLSQSAISRQVAALEQEIGSPLFHRHARGLVLSEPGELLYQTASDVLKRLENVRMQLTETREKPTGKLRVTTTVGLGSGWLTQRAQEFLELYPDVELQLVFDNEEIDLTMRKADAAIRLRQPQQPDLIQRRLFTVHMHVYAAPAYLSRYGTPETTEDLDRHRIITFGEPAPNYLRNLNALETAGLPEGQMRPAILQINNLMAMKSAIERGIGLALLPDYMIDKDTKLVQVLPDLDLASFDTYFCYPEQLRDAAKLKVFRDFLIGKARTWSY; the protein is encoded by the coding sequence ATGGCGCTGGACTGGGACAAGCTGCGCATATTCCACGCAGCCGCCGAAGCCGGGTCCTTCACCCATGCGGCCAATGCGCTGAACCTCAGCCAATCCGCCATCTCGCGGCAGGTGGCAGCGCTGGAGCAGGAGATCGGCTCGCCGCTTTTCCACCGGCATGCGCGCGGGCTTGTCCTGTCGGAGCCGGGCGAGCTTCTCTACCAGACCGCCAGCGACGTTCTCAAACGGCTCGAGAACGTGCGCATGCAGCTGACCGAAACGCGCGAGAAGCCCACCGGCAAGCTGCGCGTGACCACGACGGTGGGCCTCGGCTCCGGCTGGCTGACGCAGCGCGCCCAAGAATTCCTCGAGCTTTATCCCGATGTCGAATTGCAACTCGTCTTCGACAACGAGGAGATCGATCTCACCATGCGCAAGGCGGACGCGGCGATCCGCCTGCGCCAGCCGCAGCAGCCCGATCTCATCCAGCGCCGTCTCTTCACCGTGCATATGCACGTCTATGCCGCGCCGGCCTATCTCTCGCGCTACGGCACGCCGGAGACGACCGAGGATCTCGACCGTCATCGCATCATCACCTTCGGCGAGCCGGCGCCCAACTATCTCAGAAACCTGAACGCGCTGGAAACCGCCGGCTTGCCGGAAGGCCAGATGCGGCCGGCGATCCTCCAGATCAACAATCTCATGGCGATGAAGTCCGCCATCGAGCGCGGCATCGGCCTCGCCCTGCTGCCGGACTACATGATCGACAAGGACACCAAGCTCGTGCAAGTCCTGCCCGATCTGGACCTCGCCTCCTTCGACACGTATTTCTGCTATCCCGAACAGCTGCGCGATGCAGCGAAACTCAAGGTGTTCCGCGACTTCCTGATTGGTAAGGCGCGCACTTGGTCTTACTGA
- a CDS encoding TrkH family potassium uptake protein — translation MAGAMLLPAFVDALDGNRDWIVFIVSGVVIAAICTLIAVATRGEPFRPSPRLGFLLVTTIWAAGSAIGAVPIYFALPKLGLAAAVFESVSGLTTTGATTISGLDALPRGLLLWRSLLNFMGGIGIIGMALLIFPSLRVGGMALFHLESSDRSGRLLPRVSQLSAGIVAVYLSLTLLCTILYYAFGMSLFDAVNHAMSTLATGGFSTHDESLGFFQSDAILLVSTVFMLFGALPFVLYIRLFLPRRFQRWRDPQIGLFLAICLVLTLILAATRLWINGVSVKEALISSAFNLVSVITTTGFVSEDFTLWSNAALGIFFLAMFIGGCSGSTAGGIKVNRIIILYALVRANFRRVIRPHSVQRLKYGHDDISLETLQSVTIFIFLFFLSLLVGTTVLAIYGLDLLTAFSASLTAVGNVGPGFGQLIGPAGNFSFLSAPALWILSFLMLIGRLELVTVLVLLSPSFWRD, via the coding sequence CTGGCCGGCGCCATGCTGCTGCCGGCCTTCGTGGACGCGCTCGACGGAAACCGGGACTGGATCGTCTTCATCGTCTCGGGCGTGGTGATCGCGGCGATCTGCACGCTGATCGCCGTCGCGACGCGCGGCGAGCCCTTCCGGCCGAGCCCACGCCTCGGCTTTCTCCTCGTCACCACGATCTGGGCGGCGGGCAGCGCGATCGGCGCGGTGCCGATCTATTTCGCCCTGCCGAAACTCGGCCTCGCGGCGGCCGTCTTCGAATCCGTCTCCGGCCTCACCACCACCGGCGCCACGACGATTTCGGGGCTCGACGCGCTGCCGCGCGGCCTCTTGCTCTGGCGCTCTCTGCTCAACTTCATGGGCGGTATCGGCATCATCGGCATGGCGCTCCTGATCTTTCCCTCGCTGCGGGTCGGCGGCATGGCGCTGTTCCATCTGGAAAGCTCGGATCGCTCGGGCCGGCTTCTGCCGCGCGTCAGCCAGCTTTCGGCGGGCATCGTCGCGGTCTATCTCTCGCTGACCCTCCTTTGCACGATCCTCTACTACGCCTTCGGCATGTCGCTGTTCGACGCGGTGAACCACGCCATGTCGACGCTCGCGACGGGCGGCTTCTCCACCCATGACGAATCGCTCGGCTTCTTCCAGTCCGACGCGATCCTTCTCGTCTCCACCGTCTTCATGCTCTTCGGGGCGCTGCCCTTCGTTCTCTATATCCGGTTGTTCCTGCCGCGCCGCTTCCAGCGCTGGCGCGATCCGCAGATCGGGCTGTTTCTCGCCATCTGCCTCGTGCTGACGCTGATTCTGGCGGCCACGCGGCTTTGGATCAACGGCGTGTCGGTGAAGGAGGCCCTGATCTCGTCCGCCTTCAACCTCGTCTCGGTCATCACCACGACCGGCTTCGTGTCGGAGGATTTCACGCTCTGGTCGAACGCGGCGCTCGGCATCTTCTTTCTCGCCATGTTCATCGGCGGCTGCTCCGGCTCGACGGCGGGCGGCATCAAGGTGAACCGCATCATCATTCTCTACGCGCTGGTGCGGGCCAACTTCCGGCGCGTGATCCGGCCCCATTCGGTGCAGCGGCTGAAATACGGCCATGACGACATCTCGCTGGAAACGCTGCAGAGCGTGACCATCTTCATCTTCCTGTTCTTTCTTTCGCTGCTGGTCGGAACCACGGTTCTGGCGATCTACGGCCTCGACCTTCTCACCGCCTTCTCGGCCTCGCTGACGGCGGTCGGCAATGTCGGCCCGGGCTTCGGGCAGCTGATTGGCCCCGCCGGGAACTTCTCCTTCCTGTCGGCCCCGGCGCTTTGGATCCTGTCCTTCCTGATGCTGATCGGCCGTCTCGAACTCGTGACCGTGCTG